The sequence GAGTTGAGATAATCGACCGCAAAACGCAGGTAGCGACACCAGCGCCTTGGCTGTCAGATACCCTTACCCAACATCTTGCCGTTAACGGTCTTGCCGTAAAGGTTCACGCCGTCATTGGCGTGGTACTTATCTCGAGTTTTCTCGACTGAGCCATCAATCAAGCGCGGGTCTTGCGGTCGCTCGTGGCTGTTCATGAAGGCCGCCACGTTCCAGGCGTCTTCATCTGACAGGGTGCCGCCTTTGCCCAGTGGCATGTTTTCCTTGATGAACGCCGCAGCCGTGTTGATTCGATGCATGCCAGCACCCCAGTTGAACGAGTCCGCCCCCCAGAGTGGCGGGAATACATAAAGGTCACCAGACTTCTGCCCTTCCCCGTTTGGCCCATGACAGACGGCGCACTGTGCGTCGTAGACCTGTTCTCCCTTCGCCAGGTCGTAGCCGCCTTCGGGTTGTGGCACTTCCGGATAGGCCCGACCGGGCAGCTCTTGCCCCGTGGGTGCTCCGGTTGCAAGCCAGTAGGAATAGGCTGAAAGCGCGGCGATAACGGGGCCGTCAGCCTCGGGTGCCTTGCCGTTCATACTGAACTGGAAACAGCCCTGAAGGCGCTCGGCATAGCTGTTCACCTTGTCGTTCTTCTTTCGGTACGCCGGGTACATGGTGTAGGCAGCCCAGAGCGGCGCAGAGTTGGCTTTCCGGCCTTGTTCGAGGTGG comes from Stutzerimonas stutzeri and encodes:
- a CDS encoding c-type cytochrome; protein product: MKPHTSALLLMSLAFPVLADDIAMEDQSQILTGAGDPASSKYFQPPKESELPDNAYGQLVQQGRAIFVDTKTHAPDYVGNGLACANCHLEQGRKANSAPLWAAYTMYPAYRKKNDKVNSYAERLQGCFQFSMNGKAPEADGPVIAALSAYSYWLATGAPTGQELPGRAYPEVPQPEGGYDLAKGEQVYDAQCAVCHGPNGEGQKSGDLYVFPPLWGADSFNWGAGMHRINTAAAFIKENMPLGKGGTLSDEDAWNVAAFMNSHERPQDPRLIDGSVEKTRDKYHANDGVNLYGKTVNGKMLGKGI